In Candidatus Coatesbacteria bacterium, a single genomic region encodes these proteins:
- a CDS encoding glycine--tRNA ligase subunit beta: RLFVELEAATDAARAALARYPERYWAAWRAARALTEAKGGEDFANVAAGFKRAANILKQAGERGIDYGDFDPALVVEDAERALAERLAAVRESGELAELTATGDYGGAIARIAGFRPLIDTFFDDVLVMADDQALRDNRLALLASLVELFGVVGDLSRIGAP; this comes from the coding sequence GCGCCTGTTCGTCGAGCTCGAGGCGGCCACCGACGCCGCCCGGGCGGCTCTGGCCCGTTACCCGGAACGCTACTGGGCGGCCTGGCGGGCGGCCCGGGCCCTGACGGAGGCCAAGGGCGGCGAGGACTTCGCCAACGTGGCCGCCGGTTTCAAGCGCGCCGCCAACATCCTCAAGCAGGCCGGCGAGCGCGGGATCGACTACGGCGATTTCGACCCCGCCCTGGTGGTCGAGGACGCCGAGCGCGCGCTGGCCGAACGGCTGGCCGCGGTTCGGGAGTCCGGTGAGCTGGCCGAGCTGACCGCCACCGGAGACTACGGCGGGGCCATCGCCCGCATCGCCGGGTTCCGGCCGCTGATCGACACCTTCTTCGACGACGTGCTGGTGATGGCCGACGATCAGGCCCTACGTGACAACCGCCTGGCCCTGCTGGCCTCGCTGGTGGAGCTCTTCGGCGTCGTCGGCGACCTGTCCCGGATCGGCGCCCCTTGA